In the Primulina eburnea isolate SZY01 chromosome 15, ASM2296580v1, whole genome shotgun sequence genome, aattatagaaaatacacatggtcatccactgaaagaccagaagatctttcagaataataagtttcaatgtaaagcatgttctcttggaaaacttattataagaccatcaccagtcaaaatccaaactgaatcaccaatgtttcttgaacgtattcagggtgatatttgtggaccaatccatccaccatgtggaccattcagatattttatggtattgattgatgcctccagcagatggtcacatgtatgtttattgtcaactcgaaatgttgtatttgcaagattacttgctcaaataataaaattgaggaatcagtttcccgattatacaatcaagaaaattagacttgataatgctggtgaatttacttcccggactttcaatgattattgtatgtctatgggaatcattgttgagcatcatgttgctcatgtacatacacataatggattggctgaatcattgattaaacgtctgcaaatgattgctagaccaatgattatgaaaacaaagctccctatttctatatgggaacatgcaattttacatgctgcttcattaattcgcatcagaccaagtgcatatcataaatactccccattacagcttgcattttgtaaagaaccagacatttctcatctgagaattttcggatgtatggtgtatgtgcctattgcaccaccacaacgaaagaaaatgggacctcaaagaaaggttggaatttatatcggttatgatagtccatcaatcattcgatatcttgaacgtCAGACAGGAGaggtgttcacagcacgttttgctgattgtcattttaatgaggaaatcttcccaatgttagggggagaacagaaacataccgaaaaataaattacatggtatgtatcatcattgttacatctggatccaagaacaaaacaatgtgaaaaagatgtacaacaaattgtacacttgcaaagaatagcaaatcaaataccagatgcatttgcagacacaaaaggggtaactaaatcatatatacatgctgcaaatgcccctgctcgaattgaaattccaaagaaacaaattgaagatactcatgatgtcattaaacgcttgaagcgtggaaggtcagtcggttccaaggataaaaatcctcgaaaaagaaaattcatagagaaacacgatgatcacaaaataaagaatgatgtttctgaagaaacacatgatgatgaaaatgttctgtcagaaccacaaactgacgagaatcatgaaatctctatcaattacattaatactagaaaaatatggaaccgaaaagatatagaagaaattgatgatatattttcttataatgtggcaatcgacatcataaatgataatgaagatcatgaaccaaaatctttggtgaatgtaaaaatcggcaggattggataaaatggaaagaagtcATCcatgttgaattggattcgctaaataaacgtaatgtttttggacctatagtccttacacctaaaggtgtaaaacctgttggatacaaatgggtttttattcgaaagcgaaatgagaaaaatgaaatagtaagatataaagctcgacttgttgcacaaggtttttctcaaagacctggaatagattatgaagaaacgtattctcccgtgatggatgcaattacgtttcggtatttgattagcttgggggtatctgaaaatttagaaatgcgtcttatggatgttgttacagcttacttatatggatcacttgatagtaatatatatatgaaaatccctgaaggatttaagatgcctgaagcacaaagttcaaaactcagagaatgttattctgtgaaattacaaagatcgttatatgggttaaagcaatcaggtcgaatgtggtataatcgactaattgatcatttgatgaaaaagggatatgtaaataattcaatatgcccttgtgttttcattaagaaaacaacatccggatgcgtaattattactgtatatgttgatgatttaaacatcattggaatgaaaaaggaaattcaagaagttgtgtcatacttgaaggaagaatttgaaatgaaggatcttggaaaaaccaagttttgtctgggtttacaaattgaacaaaaagaatgcggaatgtttgttcaccagacaaattatacagaaaagatccttaaacgttttaatatggataaatcaaatcctttaagtactccaatggttgttagatcattaaacatagaaaaggatccattccgtccatgtgaagatgatgaagatattcttggtccagaagtaccatatctaagtgccatcggtgcccttatgtaccttacaaattgtacaaggcctgatatatcttttgccgtgaatctgttggcaagatttagcacatatccaacaaaaagacactggaacggaattaaacatatattccgttatctacgaggaacgacagacttgagacttttgtattcaaaatatgctaatccaagtataattggttatgctgatgctggatacttatctgatccacacaaggcacgttctcaaactggatatgtatttactcgtggaggcactgcaatatcttggcgttcacagaaacaaacactcGTAACagcttcatcaaatcatgccgagattattgcactataTGAAGCATGTCGTGAATGCGTGTGGtgaaaatcaatgacccaacatatccaaatttcatgcggattatcattcgatgagaagcatgtgatactatatgaagataatgctgcatgtgttgctcaaatgaaagaaggatacataaaaagcgacagaactaaacatattcctcctaagttctttgcattcaccaaggagcttgagaagaataaatgcattgatgttcgtcacattcaatcaagtgaaaactcatcagatctcttcacaaatgCACTTcatacgtcaatattcagaaagcacatatataatattgggatgcgcaatctacgaaatttgtgaagaattgttcatatCAACAttagggggagtttacgtgactgcactctttttcccttactatagtttttatcccaatgggtttttccatgtaaggtttttaacgaggcagtacaaaaacacgtaatgaagacatcatcgtatcatgatcatcatcacaagggggagtgttgaaaaataatttaaaatgtgtgtattgaatatttgaatgttgaatatttgaatgttgaaaataagagttgtaaatattgaaaattagtatgTGATGATGTCGGTGatgatgaattttatttttggattatgtgtaaagaaactctataaatagatctctcatttgtgaagaaaatcacaattgagtagagagaaaaatattataaagtgtgtagtttggtaaattttgagagtttgagatttttactttttaccattaatttttactttttcaaaacAGTTTCAATCATTTTACGTTTGTGTCCAAAAATAATATCTATCATCAACATATGTGGGCCAATGGGTGGGGGAGAGAGAGGTTGGGCCTTATTGGGCCTCCAATTTCAGCAGTACACCGTAATTTTAGAATACTAGATTAAAAATAATATCCCAAAAGCCCATTACATTCTGTGATTGTTTTATCTGCACAGTGTATAAAGTGGAGGTTCAATTGTACTTATCATGGTTTTAGGTTTTAggtcaattaaaatttttagatATATAAATTTACATGGGTGTATTCGTCGAGATTTGATGACTTTTTTTTAAGACGACAGACTTTTGTAGAGTTGACAGACTTGTGCTGATTTTGTATTATCttacataattctaaatattttcacaaaattttgaatatttattttgtaataattttatagagatgtttatttatatatatatatagaatatgATAGATGTTGTAAtttattattgtattttttaaaatttttgaactggCAATTGAATGtcgataatatttatttatttatttaaaatatttttatccaacaatattaatttttatttatcgatttgatttatgaaaaaataagtaaatattaaatttattgtaattaaaaatttattattcaaatcaattcaatatatttatttaattgttaaattttttaaaaaaatacgtaACAGTaatttttcaatattaataaataaatttttttaaataatatcattcgttttactaatttttttagTGAAAAATATCTTAGTTTAGTTTTTACAGTAtatttaacaataaaataaaataaaaaatttgtacTCGAAAATATTGAACAAAAAAAAACGTTTAAATATTTTCAACTAATGTAACTTTATAaactttttgaaaatttaatttctaattATCTTTATATATGTATTcgtaaatttttgaaaatatattaataCATCAGTCATACACAAATTATATACTAGTATACATATAaatgaataaattttttattcactaattttgaattatattcaaaatcaaatcgcagatttaaaaaaaattatagaaacTAATTAAAGCATCAAATTTtacataataattaataaaatttgtaaattttgttattaaaataattattacttTCAGTATTGAGCCAATCAAAtattataattgtttttttgtagtttaatgacttttttatttcaaaaattataaatatgatttaaaatctagatattttttttattattagaaattgaaaaataattgtgctaattcattttaaataattgtaaaTAAAAATTAGCAATAAGAAAAAATATGATTCTATAAGAATAGGAAAAACCATATGGAGAAGAGAATAATGAATTAAatagttttgtatatatattatttttaacaaaaatgaAAGCAAGTATACGCATGTTTGAGATATTTTTCATCCAAATTTTTATGTTGAAGAGAAGACAAATTTTGATATTTAATAGttgtatattaaattttaatgatCATATCTCATGAAGTCATTAAAAAGTctattgatattttgaatatctctagttttttaaaagttttaaaatttaagtttcaATATCACATGATATTAGGATCAAGTGCTTACTATTAGGCCAAAAACTATATTTGTTAGCCAAGGCAAACTTTATTTCCTTATACTTGTGGTAGCGTAGCGTACACGCTAACAACTTTATTTCTTTATACTTGTGGTAGCATATCGTGCACCTGCTTGAGTGCTAATGAGTCGGACTATTAGTCTCATAAGTCCATATACATCGTGTTTATCTGTTAATATTATCTCATTTCTCTTAGAGATCAATCTTTACCATTTTTCTACAGTCGTTTTTATCTCCAGCAGAGACAGTATCACCCGTTAAGATACGTTGTCACTCTTTTATGGTACACCTAACCAATCAGATCAAGCGGCGCAATGTCAACAACTTGACGCACGACAACTTCTTAAGAGGTCATTCATCTCAGTATGACTCTCACTCATACAAGCTTAAATCAACACGTGACATTTAAAAACTTTACAAAATTTTACTTTGAATATCactattaatttataaatatataaaatcttGCTGAATGAATAACTATAGACTTTTAAACTccatgaaaaataattaaaaatctaTAACAAAGACACTCCTTTTAAGTTAACGGGCAGTGCCCACACCCTATATCAATGGTTGAGATTCCACCTCatgggaaaaaaaataaaaaaaaataaaaaaattgggcAAAAAAAAATTCTGGCTCTTGAATGTAGCCCTGCAGACACTGCCTGTACGGGTAGGATGGAATAATCCTAAGTTAACCTAACTAAACTGTACCAAATTCAGTTAAAATGTCACGAAATCCACGTTCCGCGAGCAACATGTTTTCCAAgtggaaaaaataaaataaaaaagggaTGAAAAGAACACGCAGAGCACGTGGTGTGGAAACAATAAAATGAATGCTGTAATGATACTTTGACAATTGAGTTGCATGATTTAATAGGTACTATTAAGCCATTTTGGGGTGAGTCTATGCTCCTCCCGGAGCATTACTCCCCCTCCTTAAAATTGGGACACGTGTCTTCTTttattctatttttcttttttttttatattggtTTTTCATTTTCTcctattttttaattttgtttttttaaaaatctaaatttatTATTCACTCTTACTTCTAATCATATTTTTTTGaccaataatattattatatatattaatttaaaattttcaaaatctaaaTGCTAGAATTTAAATATTCCAAGAAATTTTtcgtatatttttatttttaattatctaaaCTAAATTGGAAACAATTATAACTAAAAAGAtatatttaaaagaaataaaataaaattatgaattgttttaaataattttaaaaattaatattaatttgtACTCCTTTAAAATAAGaggataaatttaaaagtaataagaatattttaggagtgatagtttttttttttggatgaaGTTAGTAATTTTGGATcccacataattaattattttctatGGACTAAAAAATTAGTGTTTGTTCCAAATAAGAATGttctaaataaaataaattttgttttaaaaatgaaagtaaaacatatataaacacAAAAACTTACATAAATTTTCgctcaaaaaaattaaatagaattgaaattaaataaatttgcgCTTTTGTGTATTAACGAATACAAATATATTATcactattaattttaaaatatctgattttaaaaatctgaattttaataaacaaattataaaatttgaaagaaaCTATGGCTATTTTTTTGGATGGTTATAActcataaaattaatgatgagttagaatttttttttcctagtaattgtaaattttttgtaatttttaaagtttattatgatatttaaaaaaaaaaaaaaaaggacacGTGTCAATTTTAGGGAATGGGGAGTAATGCTCCCGGAGGAGCATAGACTCACCCGCCATTTTGTCCAAATCATGAAGCCAATTTCTGATTAAACATATTTCTTCCGTGGATAATTATATTTACAAAACTACTTATATATTAAATTGTAATTTGGAATGGTCACACCAAagaatgagtctcatgtgagaccgtctcacggatcttaatctgtaagacgagtcaaccctacccttattcacaataaaatgtaatactcttagcataaaaagtaatacttattcatggatgacccagataagagatccgtctcacaaatacgacccgtgagaccgtcccacacaagtttttgtccataCCAAAAATACCAGAGTAAGTcccttgtgagacggtctcactagtctttatctgtaagacaggtcaatcctaccgatattcacaaaacaaaaaagagatgcaaagtaatactttttcatggatgactcaaataagatatatatctcacaaaatacgactcgtgagatcgtctcacacaactTTTTTATCATAATACAAAGATAGTTATTTATAGAATATTgattgataatttttttatatattaattttcaattttaattataaGACAACATAGATCAAACGAGTCATAAtgcatatattttattaaaaaaataataataattctatATAAAATAAGAATGATAAAATAATgtggaaaaagaaaagaaagagagagGATATATagacaaaataaatataaaaaaaaaaacatggggAAAAGAGAACACCACACTGCTTTAACCTAACCATGGTTACTTTTTCACTCCGAGCCAAAACTTCAAACACGTGTGAATCACAGTTGGAATTCGGGCAACCAATCTCGGACGCTTCTCCTTCTTTTTCCTGTCCTCCGAGGCAACGAATGCTCTTCGTTCTCACTTCTCCATCAACTGTGCATCATGTGTTAAATACACACTACTCGGTAATTTCGttcttcatgctttatattgtagTCTTACCTTTTGGCCTTGTGTATCTATTTGGATTTGTAAGATTTGAGATCTGAGCGCTATGAGTTACGGCCTGCTTGTTTTCTGCAAGAACCATTGAATTTTTTCGAAAAGCTGAGACGGGGTTTTATTTGTCTGGTTTACGTATTATCTGAGTCTCTGTGATTTGGAAATCGGGATTGATCAGAAAGactggattttttttatttctttttattttttttggttaGTGGGTAGTATTGTGGGATGGGATTGGAATTCGGGATGGAGGCTGTTGGGTGGAATGTCGAGGATAAAGCCATGGCGGCGGCGGTTTTAGGAACCAAGGCTTTTGATCACTTGATGTTAAGCTCTGTCTCTGCTGAATGTTCGTTGATGGCGTTGGGGAATGATGAGAAGTTGCAGAAAACGCTGTCAGATCTTGTGGAACGCCCAGATTCTGCCAATTTTACCTGGAATTATGCCATTTTTTGGCAGCTTTCGAGGTCTAAATCTGGTGATTTGGTCTTGGGTTGGGGAGATGGGTGCTGTCGTGAGCCTTGCGACGAGGAGGAGTCTGAATTTACCCAGATTCACAATATGCGACTTGAAGATGAATCCAAACAAAGAATGAGGAAAAGGGTCCTCCAGAAGTTGCATACCTTGTTTGGGGGAACTGATGAGGATAATTATGCCTTTGGATTGGATAAGGTTACGGATATGGAGATGTTCTTCCTGGCTTCTATGTACTTCTCCTTTCCTAGGGGAGAAGTGGGTCCTGGAAAATGTTTTGGGTCAAATAAGCATGTCTGGTTATTGGATGCTTTGAAGTCTCCTATTGATTATTGTGTGAGATCCTTTCTTGCAAAGTCGGCTGGTTTGCAAACTATCGTTTTAATACCAACAGACATTGGTGTGGTTGAATTAGGCTCAGTAAAATGTATCCCGGAAAGTTTAGAGATCTTGAAGGAGATTGGATCATCCTTTTCCTCAATTTCATCACATCTTAGTGCCAAGAAAGCCGCGGATGTGGTGGCTGTGGCCAACCAAAAAGATGCTGACGATCCAATTCCTAATTTGGTAAGTGGAAACCGTTCAGAAGTCATTCCCAAGATTTTCGGGCAGGATTTAAATTCAGGGCGCATGCAATTTATTGAAAAGCTCGCTGCTAAGAAAGTGGAAGGCAGGACATCGGATGCAAATGCAGATGGGCTCAGGCTGCCATTTGCAAAAACTGGAAATGGTTTTCATGGCGCAACGTGGACTCAGTGCAATAATGTAAAGCCAGGGAACCACACAGAGATTTATAGCCCTCATCCCGTAACCAAAAATCTTCACGATCTTACCGGTGGGCCAAGGCAAGAGTTTCGGCTAAATAATAGTCAAAATCAAAAGCCGGCAAAGATGCAGATTGATTTTACTGGAGAAACCTCACGGCCATTAGTTTCCCAGACGCGTAGTGTTGACTCTGAGCATTCAGATGTTGAGGTCTCATGCCAGGAAGAACAGAATGGGCTCTCGACAGAGATGAGGCCAAGAAAGCGTGGTAGGAAGCCTGCCAATGGACGACTGGAGGCTCTCAATCATGTTGAAGCAGAGAGGCAACGAAGAGAGAAGCTTAACCAACGCTTCTATGCATTACGAGCTGTCGTGCCAAATATTTCCAAGATGGACAAAGCTTCTCTCCTTGGAGACGCAATTTCTTACATAACCGAACTACAGACTAAACTTAAGAACATGGAATCAGAGAGGGAAAAACCTAGAAGCATACCAAGAGAAGCATCAGTTTTAGAAGCTAAGCCAAGCACGGAGATGCGAGAATCGGTTCCAAGAATCGACATCCAAGCCAATGGTGATGACCTTGCGGTGCAGGTGAGCTGCCAATTGAATGCTCATCCAGTGTCCAAGATCATCCAAGCTCTCAAAAATGCGCAGGCAACTATAGTTGATGCAAAAATGGTTGTTGGGAGTGAAAAAATATTTCACACATTCGTTGTAAAATCAGTAGGATCGGAACCACTGACCAAGGAGAAGCTTGTAAAAGCATATCCCCATGATTCCAACTCCTGGCAGCAGTAGTCATCTGTATCATGTGGTACAATCAATACGGAAAACGTTTTTGCAGACTATACACCAGATAATGCTAGCATTAGAAGAAAAAAATTGTATTCTGGCTCACTAGGTTTACAAAACATTATTGTTTATAGTATATACACATTACTATTGAATGTATAAGTTTTAACGAGACCTTTTATTAGTTTCCTATCTCCCACTTCTATATGTTTATTCAATTCTGTTGCTGTTATTTGGAATTTGCATGGCTTACATCATTTTAGTTGTCATAATCTTTGCTCTCATTCTTGAGTTGCTAGTGATGTCCTTGCTATgtatttgaaatcatgtttTTTTTGAAATCAAACGTTAGATTTGATTAATTGCATGATATTTGGCAAAATCACGTGTTTAGGAGAAGATGAATGAATCATTGCCCATGGTTGGTTTGAATGGTTGGTGTGTGTGGTGTGGTAATGAAGACTTGATTTTTTCGTCAGTACTgttaaatattaatttcaaatttgggTTCATACTACACACACAAAACAAATTGTTTAAAAAACATCTTCTCGGAACAGAGTACAAGCATTTTAAGAAGAAGGtggatatataatttgatatatttATCATCTATCGAGTCCACCAATAAAATGTCACTCGTCTATTATATGTGAATGAGTTTATCCAAATTATACATCAAATACGTCTATGTAAGAACTAATTTTATCAGTAACAAGCattaaaaatctaaatttagGATGATGGGCAAACTTTGTAAGCTCACATTTATTGTATTTCTACATTTATAACTGGCAGGCATAAATTCAATGATCACAACTATTATCAcaccatcatcatcatcat is a window encoding:
- the LOC140814066 gene encoding transcription factor MTB1-like, producing the protein MGLEFGMEAVGWNVEDKAMAAAVLGTKAFDHLMLSSVSAECSLMALGNDEKLQKTLSDLVERPDSANFTWNYAIFWQLSRSKSGDLVLGWGDGCCREPCDEEESEFTQIHNMRLEDESKQRMRKRVLQKLHTLFGGTDEDNYAFGLDKVTDMEMFFLASMYFSFPRGEVGPGKCFGSNKHVWLLDALKSPIDYCVRSFLAKSAGLQTIVLIPTDIGVVELGSVKCIPESLEILKEIGSSFSSISSHLSAKKAADVVAVANQKDADDPIPNLVSGNRSEVIPKIFGQDLNSGRMQFIEKLAAKKVEGRTSDANADGLRLPFAKTGNGFHGATWTQCNNVKPGNHTEIYSPHPVTKNLHDLTGGPRQEFRLNNSQNQKPAKMQIDFTGETSRPLVSQTRSVDSEHSDVEVSCQEEQNGLSTEMRPRKRGRKPANGRLEALNHVEAERQRREKLNQRFYALRAVVPNISKMDKASLLGDAISYITELQTKLKNMESEREKPRSIPREASVLEAKPSTEMRESVPRIDIQANGDDLAVQVSCQLNAHPVSKIIQALKNAQATIVDAKMVVGSEKIFHTFVVKSVGSEPLTKEKLVKAYPHDSNSWQQ